In the Pongo abelii isolate AG06213 chromosome 2, NHGRI_mPonAbe1-v2.0_pri, whole genome shotgun sequence genome, ctgggattacgggcgtgagccaccgcgcccagcttgcGACCATCTTTTCTAAAATTGTTCCACCTTCCCATCACTCAAATCCTtttatcctgctttatttttcttcccggCACTTTCCCTACCTGCTATGGTATTTCATATTTATGCATACATTTGCTTAGAGCCTGCtttactagaatgtaagctccatgacagCAGGGACCTTATCTGAGCCTCACTTGTGCCTATGGCCCTAGCACCCCTCACAGACACACGGTCAGCATTGCTGCAGATCTAGATGGTGAAGACAGGACATGGACCTCTTGGTTTAACTAATTTTGTGCTGGAATTCAAAGGGCTCCAGTGCAGTTCTCCATTATTCAGATGAGAAAAGTAGAGTGGAGAAATGggtcccaggtcacacagctgagtTTTGCTTCCTAGAGCTCTGTCCACACAGCTGTCCCTTCCTGTCCTTGGCTACAACTTGAACTTGGGCATTTGCCTCTAGGAGGTGAAGCTGGATTTTTGAAGTTTTGGTCCTTACCCAGGCAGCCCTATAAGCCCGGGGCAGCCCCTGAGTTACCAGGGCCTGGAGAGAGCTCGGTGGGGCCAAGTGGGAACAGCAAATGAGAAAAGTGGATTGGGGAACGCGATAGGGAGGGGTGGGGACTGTGGTGGGTTGCAGAGTTCATGCTCCCTTCAACatcattaatataaataaaaaattaaaacacttccttagcatgtgtatgtgtgtaagtgtattgcaaaatttgcaaaaaacaaaacaaaattaaaaaaaaacacacaggaaGGATATGCCAGAAACTAATGAAACTGGCTCCCTCCAGCAGGTGAGTAGGAATGGAGTGAGGGGAATAGAAGGACTCTTTTGAGCACAGCTTGCACAGAGTGGACCTTTTGGAACTATGTTAATGTTCTACATATTGAAAACAATAAAGTAACAAAGAAGAATGTAGACAGAAATGACTGAGCCTACCTGTATTTCAGACGAATAACATAACCACATTGAAGAGAAAGAACCAATCCAAGTAACATCTGAACCTGTATTCAAACTGTTACTTTGACCATGGACCCTCAGTCtaacgacaaaaaaaaaaaaaagaaaatactgagtaAGATCAGATACATCTTGAGCTCTACTTAGAACGTTTGTTTTTCACAGGGTATGGGCATGGCAATTCTGAAACTCCTTTTTGTGTAGGATTGAGCAAATAAGTAGATGTATTGATGTTGATAGAAACCCAGGTTCTTACTGTTTGAGAATCGAGGAAATAGGGAATTGGGGAAGAATGGAAGAACTCTGTGGTGTTTGATTGGAACTGGAGAAATAGATATAGAGAGATGTTTGTTATTTATTCACACATACGTATTCTGtctctcccctttttttttcctttttaatttttttagagacagggtcttagtctgtcatccaggctggaatgtagtgttgcaatcataactcactgcagccttgaactcttgggctcaagagatcctccggctttggcctcccaaagtgctgggattacaggtgagagccccTGCGCCAAGCCACATATACACATTCCTTAGCTCTCTTTGCTGAAAGGACTTAAAAGCAATGACATCTCAGTACCAAGGAGCACATCTATTGCCCAGATCTTGGATTCTAAACATTTCCTGCTCCagggaaccagggctccttggagaaatggctgattcccgGTTCGTACGAGATGAACCTGGAACATCTTGTGATGCCAGAGAGAAAGGATGTGCTCAAAAAATGATCAGGACACAGAAGGGACCTTCTGCtggccaaatctgggacaatttgagGATCAAAATAACTAATGACAGTAATGGATTATAActcactgaataaaataaaaatccatgagtCTACACTGGTAATAAAGACAGAAACTAATACAGATAAAAGAAATGATGGAGTTAGATAACTACCATTTGCAACTATCTTAGCAAAAATTGATTCAGGTAGTTGATTTCAGTTAAGTTATCATCGATGGATAAAGCTAGTGGGTGAAAGGTGATGAGGAAAGGGACATTTACACCCAACAATATTTCCCCACAGATTATTGATTAATTACAAAGAGGAGAAATAGTAGCTTCACCGTGGAGAAACATGGTGGACATCACCTTAATGGATGATTAAAGTTAATTAACATCACCAAGAATGGGCCATGCCCCTACAGATGGAATTCCCTAAGGGCATATCATTTATGTCACATTCCTGCCCATGCAATACCTAAATCTAATCACGACAAAGCATCAGAGAAACCTAAACTGAGTGACATTCTATAAAACAACTGGCCTGTATTCTTCAAGAGTGTCaaagttataaaagaaaaaaaaggctaagCAGTGTtttcagattaaaggagactaaagagacataacaactaaatgcaatgtgcaacCCTAGCCTGGATGTTGGCCTGCTCCAGGAATGGCACCCCTTGTCTGTGGATAGGATGACCTGCCTGGTGATCACTGGCATTCCTGCCTGAACAGCCTCCTTTCATGATTGCAGAGCTGTGCTCCTCTGACATAAGCTCAGCTTGTTTCTAACATTTAGATTAAGACAcaaaggaggctgggtgcagtggctcacacctgtaatcccagcactttgggaggcagaggcaggaggatcacctgagccctggagtttgagaccaaactgagcaacgtggcaaaacttcatctctacaaaaaacacaaaaattagccaggtgtggtgtcatgtacctgtagtcccagctactctggaggctgaggtgggaggatcacctgagcctgggaaggctgaggctgcagtgagcagtggttgcaccactccactctagcctgggtgacagggtgagacactgcctcaaaaaaaaaaaaaaaagaaagacacaaagaGATGTTTGGTGCCAAGACATGAGGAATGCTTGATTCACCTGGCAATGTCTGGGATAAAGGACAGAATCACCAGGTGGGTCCCCAGATGACAAATAGTTCTGAGTAGACAGTGGGGGTCCCCCTTGAAGGCTCAATTAGAGGAAGCAGGTTGTTGCAGTGATGGACCAGGAGGGGCAAGGAGTGTGTGCATGATCCACATCAACCCATATGAGCGCTCGCTCCCTGGAGTGTGGCTGGAGGCCCAGGCCCAGCACAATTGTGGCACAGACAGGCAGAGGCTGGGACAAGAGAATACCACGTTTAGTAAAGCTGCTTGCGCGTGCCTGCAGTTTAGCCTACCTTGGTGACCACATGGCTCCAACATGCAGTCCAGTCCAGGATGGACGGCCTAGGTGGATGTGGGATCCAAGCCACTCTCAGCTGTGCCCCTTGAGCAGGCTGCTGCATCTGTGTCCCTGTAATACGCCCGTACCACACCCATCACTTTAGGAGGCAAGACTCTGGGGCCACAGACACATCAAGGCTAACAGGGATTGGAGGGAAGGGGGATCGATGTCTGGGACACAAGGGAGCCTGGCAAGAAGGGGTGATATGGATCCAGaaaccccactactgggtatacatcaaagagaaatgaaatcagtatgttcaAGAGATGTCTGCTCTCCCAGTTCactgtagcactgttcacaatggccaagatatggaagcaCCTTGGTGTCCACTGATAGATGAACAGATAGAggaaatgtggtgcatatacataACAGAGtaccattcagccttaaaaaaggaggaaatcttgtcatttatGAAAACATGGGTGAACCCGGTgcacattacactaagtgaaataagccaggcacagaaagacaaacactgcatgatctcacttacatgtggaaccTATAAAAGCTGCCCTTATACAAGTAAAGAGTCAAATGCCGGTTACCATGGGCTGGGAGGAGAGGAACTGGGCAGATGTgggtcaaagaatacaaaatttcagttaggaggcATAAGTTCAGGGAtcttgtacagcatggtgactacagttaacaacaacGTACTGTATTCTTGAAAAAAAGGAGTGATATAGGGGTACCAGAGATGGGCAGGATGATTGAAGATCACGGTCCAGCCTTGCAGGACCCCGGCGGACAGGGTGGGCACTCAGAGGTGGACCTCCAGCAGGTAGCGCAGGCGACACTGGCTCTCCTGGTAGATGAGGTACTCGCTCTGGGAGAATGTGGACCTGCTGAACTCTGGGCAGGGCACAGGCTGGCCCTGGGGCACCACCACTTGCTGGCCATCCAGCTCCAACTCAGTGTCCTGGGTCGGATCTGCAGGGCACAGCAAGGGCCAGGGTGGCCCAGGGGTCACAGGTCACTGGTCCCTGGCCTTACGAGTAAGTCCTTCTCCCTACGCTCTCCACGTCTGTCACAGGGCACACCTGCTCATTTCCACCTTGCCCACCTCCAAACCACTGCAGCGGCTGGGGCTTCTGCCTGGGGTGTCCTCCCCGACTTCTCTCTGGGAAACTCGTACTCATCCTTCAATGCTCAGTCAACAACTTCTCTTTTTGAAGCCCTCCGGGATGCCCAGGAATGATTTGTTGAACAAGTGGATGTTTGTCAAATGACAAACTGAGTGACTACAGGGAAGCTTCTTTTTGTCCCTCTTCACAGCCCCCTCCCTGAAAATGTCCCAGCCCCTATCTCGGCCCCACCTCTCTCCCTGGGCTGTACAGCTTCTGAGGACTCACCAGGCTCGGTGTGGCCTCGGGCAATGACACTGTCGAAGCCGGGAGGTGGGCTCTTCAAGCTGGGGTTGTCCGTGTTGATATGGTGCTCTCTGCCCAGGGCCACCTCACCCAAGAACATGTAGCCGACATGGTGGGCCCCACACTTCATGCCAGTAACTGCAGGACACAGGGAGGCACCAGTGGGCAGCTCAGCCTGCCTCCTGCTGACCTGTGGGGCCCCTCTCTGCTGCGATGTTATCTCTTTTGGCTTTGCTGCTCCAGCAAGAAAAGGCTCACTCTCCTCCAGCTGTCACTCCCTCCTTGTCCCAGCCTGCTCCCTCCCACCTCACTGTGCTCCCTATGGCCAGGCCTCTGCACCCTCTGCTGTCCTCACCAAGGTCAGCAATGGCCTCCCAGTGACCAAACCCGGGGCAGGGGCTTTTCTCCCTGGCCTGCTCTGCTTACTTTGCTTCTGACATCATCAGCCCCTACCTGGGACTTCCTCGCACTGGCTCTCCTAAGCCCTCCACCCCGCCACTCTTTCCTAAGCTCGTCTGCCCTCCTGGTGGACCCCTTGCTCTTGGCGACCTCAGGCATCCTAGAACTTCAGCCCCATCTATTCTGGGATGAATCCTTGGTCCTTGCTCTCTTGGCCAGCTGGGTGGTGGCCTCCAATGATGGGGACAGCCTGGGCTGAGGAGCTGGTCTGGGGGGGTCATTTTGGTGAGGACATTCCTGGCCAGAAACTCCGAAGTCACTGGAGACAGCCTTGACCCTTTCCCACATGCTCCCCATCCCACCTCCTATATGCCCCTCTCATGGGCTCCCTCCCCTGCACTTCCCAGCCCTTGGGCCAGGCACCCATCACATCCAGCCTGGATAAGAGCACGGCCTCTCTGCAGCCTCTGGCTGCTGCCCCCCTCTCCACAGCTGTAGCCACTGGGATCCTGCTACAGACAAGTCCAGCTGGGCTAACCATCAGTCTCTGGATAAAGCCTCCTTGATCGTTCTGGGCCCCTAACCCACCCTGCCCCCACTAGGCATTGCTCTGAGCTCCAGTATCAGGAAGTGTTTGGAAGCCCTGACCTGCCACATCCTCACATCCTCCCAGCCTCTCTGCCCATCCCCTTGCCTTGACgtctcctcttttttatttttattttttcagatagagtctggctctgtcacacaggctggagtgtgatcatagctcatggcagccttaaacttgtgggctcaagcactcctcctgcctcagcctcctgagtatatggaactacaggtgtgtgccaccacacctggctcaaagGCTCCCCTTTTACCCCCTCCCAGGTCTGGTTGGTGCACCCATCCTATCTGTATTGCCTCCCCCAGGAAGCCATCCCTGACCATCAGACACTTCCTCTAAGACCCCCGCCACCAAAGCTCAGGACAACCCACTGAGCACTGTAGTCATTAACCACTAAAGGATTCCTCTCTTGGATTCACCATGAATTTCCAGTGACCAAGGACTGGGCCCAATCCACCTTAGTGCCAACCCTCCCAGGGCTTGGCCCAGAGGGGCACCTCACCATATCCAGCTGACTTGCTGTTCTCTGAGGCAAAGTAGATGCCCTTGCCAACACGCCCACCAGAATGTGGCATGATGCGGAGCCCACTAGTGAGGATGGCGGCCACCACGGCCATGTTGGTGCCATGCCACAGCAGCTTCCGATTACCCAGTTTGGAGTGGGCCTGGAATCTGTCTTCCTGAGTGGAGAGGAAGTGAGAAATGGGAGTGATGCCACCCGAGTACTCAGGCGCCTTGCCCTGCTGCTCGTGACCGAGGCCTAGTGTCCCTCTGCTTACTCACACGCACTCATGGCCGGCAGAAACTGACCAGAGTTGCTAAACGATTTGCTAAGGGGCAGATTAGTCAACGACATCTTCCTAAGGCACAGTGGTGATGGGGGAGAGGTGGGGGAACCTCCCTCACCTCCCCTTCTCGGTTTACTTTCCAGATGTGTTGAAGTGTAGGGCACCTGTGGTTGCTGCCAGTCTGTTCTAAGTAGGTCTGTATCACCTGTGGGGAGAGCAGAAGCTGGTTGCCagggtgggaggctcaggagcTAATCCCCCATTTTTCTTCCCCCAGTCCCAAGCCCTCCTCAGGCCCTGGAGACACAGGAAGAGAAGGCTGAGGGCGAGTATTCCTCTGGGCACCTCGAGGGCAGGTGGGCAGAGGGACAGTGCCCACTGATAGCCTGGCCCCTCTGTGGGGCCCAACTCACCTTGTACTCAGGTGCTCCAGAGTCTAGCAGCTGCAGCTGGCACTTGAGAAGCTGGTAGTCTCGGTCCAGGGGGTGTGGCACCTCCTCCACCATCTTCTCCTGCTCAGAGGCTGCCTGCAGGGCCTGGGCCAGCTCGATGTCCGCCAGCACCTAGGATGATGGGCCCTGGCAGCTTGTCTTCCCACTTGACCTCtggcctcccctctcctctctcacaTGACTGGTACTGTAGCCACCCCACCTGTGTGTCCCGCCTGTCCCTCCCCACCCTATCTGTCTGCCTAGCCTTCCCCACCCGTCTGTCAGCCTGCCCAGGCAGTCCATCCTTCTGGGCCTTCTTGGCCACCTGCCCCTCATCCCGCTTGCCTAGGCTGTCTGTTCAGTGCCCCACTGCCTGCCCGCACCCCTGCCAGCCCTCACCAGCAGCATGTCCTTCTTGGCCTGCAGAAGCTCAGGGGAATTGATGGGCGGGGGCTGGCTGCGGCCGAAGTTGTGCGGGATGACAGTGTAAAAGTGGGAGGACAGCTCCTCCAGGCTTTGGCCACCATCAGTGGGGCCTTTCAGGGCCTCCTCCAGCGCCTCCAAGGCCTCAAAGCCCCGTGCAATCTGTTGCTTGCTCAGCTTTCCCAGGGGCATCTTCTTCACATCTAGGGGGACAGGGGAGTGGGGAGACTCAGCCCCACAGCCCTGTCACCCTGAGGCCCCTGCCACCCTGCCTGCCTCTCACTCCTCACCCAGGTCCATGAGGGCCATGGTGTTCTTGAACATCTCCTTGCTGAAGATGTTAGTGATGAGCTTCTGCGTGGCTGGGTCCAGGGAGCAGGGCTGCACCCGCTTAGCCACAGTCCTCACTGGGCCTCCGTCCACCTGAAGATAGAGGGCACACATGGGCAGAAGCAGCTGGGCAGGGCGCGACACCAGACAGAGACCGGCCAGCCTGAGGCTAGAGGGGAGTTCTGTGGCTGAGGCTGCGCAGCTGGGCAGTGGCAGAGCCCAACCAGCGGGAACTCTCCAACGAGtcccctccctcagcccaggGCCTGCTCACCTTCCTTGGCCATCTCACCTTCACCACAGCTTCCTGGGCCTCATCCTCTGCCTGTACTTCGATAAGTGTGTACTTGCCCGGGTGAGACACAAAGCGGTCCCGCTCTGCCCAGTTGTTCTTGGTCTTTTCACgaaatttcttctcaaagtcCTTCTTTGCATCTTCTAGCCTTGTGAAGTGGTTGATCTTCGACTGGCCGACCTCTCCCTGCAACTGACAGCCTTCAGGGGTATGCCCACCATCAACATTTGCTGGCCTGCGTGTCGGGCCAGGTCCTGTGCTGAGCACCCCGGGACAGTTGGGGGTGCCCCCCTAGTCAGTAGCTGTGGCCTTTTGAGGACCCTGGGGAGTATGTGCAGAGCAGGCGGGGCACTCACCACACGGCCCCAGCGGTTCCAACAGGTGAAGCGGTCGCTGTCTTGGAGCAGCTGGATGATGTAgaacttgttgttgttgttcccgATGTTGGTCTGGTTCAGGGTGCAGTCGTAGTCCTCATAcacctgggccagaggggaggtgGGGGGCAGGCTGGCTGGGGTCAGATGGGGTGCCTGGCCGTACACCGAGAGGGCTCTGATGGGGACAGGAGTCTGACGGCAGTGGGAGTCAGAGGGACCCTGTCTTGGAAGCTTGGGCAGTCACTGCTCTTCCCTAGGCGATGCGGTGTGAGAGGACATGGCTAAACCCTGACATGGGGGTATGGGGGGTGCTGGGGGGACACAGCTGGGCCCTGGATGGGGGAATCTGAGAGGGACATGGCTCTGCCCTGAGGGGACATGGGCGAGCGCCCAGGAAACTGATGTAGTCACAGCCTTTCCCTAAGTGCGGTGGGAGGAGGCCTGCATGGGGTCTGCAGGGCAGATGTGACCCGCCTGGACCTGATGGGACACAGCCCTGATGTGTGGGGTCAGGAGAACATGGCCTGGCGCTGGCGCTTACCTGGGGGCCTTGGGCTCCAAAACCAGAACTGAGTCCTAAGGGGGTGGCCTGGGTATGTTTGTGCTTATCAGTGGGCAGGTTCTGGGCCTGACTGGGGACTGCAGCTCACCTGGGTCCCGGGGTTGCTGCTGAGTGGACATGTTGGATCCACGCGGATTATGCGCTTCTCTGCGGGTATGGCCTTGAGGGCCTCAGCGGCGGAGCGGAAGGGGtcctcctcccttcctgcctGCCGGCCCTTCTTCTCAGGGCCCTCAGTCTGTACCGAGGGCTTCCGCTTTGGAGCCATGGCTGTCCTGGGGCACAGAGAGGCCCTTAGGCCTGAGTGGAGGCCTCCTCATCCCCAACGACCCACTGTcagtccccacccctgccctgggcCAGCACAACACCAACTTGCCCCACCCCGGGCTGGCCCTTCGGTGGCCTCCCATTGCAACCTGTGTCCACCCTGACGGCATTCCCAGCCCCAGACCACACCCGGCTCTTTGTCCCTCAGAAACGCCCCTTTCCCCAGTCCCAAGTGCAAGGTTAGGACTCTGTCCAGTCTGCCCACTCTGGTCAACAGGGTCTGCCTGGCTCCCTACCCTCTCCAGCTGACCTGTGTGTCCTGAGGGGTAGGGAAAGTGAAAGGAGGATCTCTCTCTTCCACTTCGGGGCTCCTCCCCCTGTGTCAGCTAGTTCAGCCCTGGCATGGTTGCGGGGCTGAGTCACCGAGCTATGGGGGAGGGTGGGCAGAGGCTCCTGGGGGCAGGATTCTTGGGGCCAGATTTATCCTCCCGGAGCTTAGAACCCAGTGCTGTAGAAGTCCTTCCCAATGGACTCAAGAGTTCTGAGGAGACAGAACTCCAGATCAGTGGCCTTGAACTGACAGAGGGCAAAGGCCAGTCCCACCAGGCCTTGCCCTGCCCTGCCGTGGGCAGGACCATAGCACACTCACCCAAGAAAAGCAGGGACATGGGAGAGGAATCTTGGCTGCCACCCGGCCTGGTTGTGTGCGCCTCCCAGGACAGTCCCAGGTCTAGCAACTCTCCATGAGCCTCAGGCGTGAATTAGGGAGAGAATTCCCAACAATCGCCAGAGGCCGGGGATGAGCTTGTGTGGGGGATTAGACATCGGCTATTTGGCCACCAGTGAGGTGAAGCAGTGGCTGGGGCAGGCCGAGTCAGGCGACCAGTCCCACGGACGGGTGGACACTCGATCTGGCATATCCAAGTCCGGGGCAGTCGCGTCCGTAGCGACTCATGTGGCCGGGGCCTGCAGCACGCATCTGCCGGTCGCCCGGTGACCTTGGGCCCGGTGACCTTGGGCCCGGATACAGACGCAGCCTCCCTCTCCCCGGGGCTGCTTGGATCCCCGTTGGGTCTAGCGCGGGGCTGCCCATGGAGGGGAGGAGTCACGCTCCAGAACGCGAAAGGGCGCCGCGTCTCTGGCGCCTCCCAGCGGCCAAGGGGCGCAAACACAGAGACGGCTCTTGCTCCGACTTCGAAGTCGGCCGGCAGCAGAGCGCAAGCGCCACAGCTTCAGGCCGGAAGCGCTGTGGAGGTACGGGCTTCCTACTCG is a window encoding:
- the PARP3 gene encoding protein mono-ADP-ribosyltransferase PARP3 isoform X2; the protein is MAPKRKPSVQTEGPEKKGRQAGREEDPFRSAAEALKAIPAEKRIIRVDPTCPLSSNPGTQVYEDYDCTLNQTNIGNNNNKFYIIQLLQDSDRFTCWNRWGRVGEVGQSKINHFTRLEDAKKDFEKKFREKTKNNWAERDRFVSHPGKYTLIEVQAEDEAQEAVVKVDGGPVRTVAKRVQPCSLDPATQKLITNIFSKEMFKNTMALMDLDVKKMPLGKLSKQQIARGFEALEALEEALKGPTDGGQSLEELSSHFYTVIPHNFGRSQPPPINSPELLQAKKDMLLVLADIELAQALQAASEQEKMVEEVPHPLDRDYQLLKCQLQLLDSGAPEYKVIQTYLEQTGSNHRCPTLQHIWKVNREGEEDRFQAHSKLGNRKLLWHGTNMAVVAAILTSGLRIMPHSGGRVGKGIYFASENSKSAGYVTGMKCGAHHVGYMFLGEVALGREHHINTDNPSLKSPPPGFDSVIARGHTEPDPTQDTELELDGQQVVVPQGQPVPCPEFSRSTFSQSEYLIYQESQCRLRYLLEVHL
- the PARP3 gene encoding protein mono-ADP-ribosyltransferase PARP3 isoform X1, which encodes MSLLFLAMAPKRKPSVQTEGPEKKGRQAGREEDPFRSAAEALKAIPAEKRIIRVDPTCPLSSNPGTQVYEDYDCTLNQTNIGNNNNKFYIIQLLQDSDRFTCWNRWGRVGEVGQSKINHFTRLEDAKKDFEKKFREKTKNNWAERDRFVSHPGKYTLIEVQAEDEAQEAVVKVDGGPVRTVAKRVQPCSLDPATQKLITNIFSKEMFKNTMALMDLDVKKMPLGKLSKQQIARGFEALEALEEALKGPTDGGQSLEELSSHFYTVIPHNFGRSQPPPINSPELLQAKKDMLLVLADIELAQALQAASEQEKMVEEVPHPLDRDYQLLKCQLQLLDSGAPEYKVIQTYLEQTGSNHRCPTLQHIWKVNREGEEDRFQAHSKLGNRKLLWHGTNMAVVAAILTSGLRIMPHSGGRVGKGIYFASENSKSAGYVTGMKCGAHHVGYMFLGEVALGREHHINTDNPSLKSPPPGFDSVIARGHTEPDPTQDTELELDGQQVVVPQGQPVPCPEFSRSTFSQSEYLIYQESQCRLRYLLEVHL